The Thalassotalea sp. 273M-4 genome includes a region encoding these proteins:
- a CDS encoding FeoC-like transcriptional regulator produces the protein MLEAIKTQLVTNDIMTAKALARALGTSEQALSGMLQLLLQRGQIETVVGGDCEGSCGCVAAKVEAYRWCEPQSQMATPLSIISVS, from the coding sequence ATGCTAGAAGCCATAAAGACGCAACTTGTCACTAATGACATTATGACCGCCAAAGCGCTTGCCAGAGCGCTTGGCACCTCAGAACAAGCTTTATCGGGGATGTTACAGCTGTTGCTACAGCGTGGCCAGATTGAAACGGTCGTTGGTGGCGACTGTGAAGGTAGCTGTGGTTGTGTTGCCGCCAAGGTTGAAGCCTATCGTTGGTGCGAACCTCAAAGCCAAATGGCGACCCCATTGAGTATTATTTCTGTTAGTTGA